From Scytonema millei VB511283, the proteins below share one genomic window:
- a CDS encoding DUF4335 domain-containing protein, whose amino-acid sequence MTSNLCFPCPLTPHSSLPTPYSLLPTPYSPLMSLSEPVVKKYTQASCTLQVTERTSGAARGASSMNAPVQFEVRFHDSQLPEAEQIRIQGDRHSLVELHEVVKNYVQRVLASSPERFNALLVEDAANTPTKPAELDSSSTPAPAPAGGIYIQPGEGLSHNLFLGALATPSTGQFIPLSMTQLFDLANALDEYAADVLAVPANFNSPTRFATTPSTAWAGIAAVLLVGVGLTAGLVHLLNRSDEPQTASRPPQQPSPSPTLSPEAIPSVPPTSDLPSPTTSPTLGNLPNTPTVGSSPIPSPLSDTTLSTAPTTPPFTTTAPPAPPNAGASPLPGIAQAPSGSTQTPKQSANQPAANQPANNGTVQPDSLATLPGITTNNNLPSPPTPDRSAQTPPTIDVPAAPPTNPAPPPSVEGLTPRERIRAALEGKPVEEPPAKPSQKAPQAAAFAPTPQVNEVREYFQQRWQPPSGLSEPLEYSIVLDVDGSVQRIEPLGKAARNYIERSGLPLIGEPFVSANPQGETPRVRVILGADGKVQSFLEQN is encoded by the coding sequence GTGACCAGTAATCTGTGTTTCCCTTGTCCCCTCACTCCTCACTCCTCACTCCCTACTCCCTACTCCCTACTCCCTACTCCCTACTCCCCGCTTATGTCTCTGTCAGAACCAGTTGTTAAAAAATACACGCAAGCTTCTTGTACGTTACAGGTTACCGAGCGCACGTCAGGAGCGGCTCGGGGCGCTAGCTCGATGAATGCGCCAGTTCAGTTCGAGGTGCGCTTTCATGACTCCCAACTGCCAGAAGCAGAGCAGATTCGCATTCAGGGCGATCGCCACTCTCTCGTAGAATTGCATGAAGTTGTCAAAAACTACGTGCAGAGAGTTCTCGCTTCATCGCCAGAACGATTCAATGCTTTGCTGGTAGAAGATGCTGCCAATACACCCACCAAGCCAGCCGAATTAGATTCCTCTAGCACGCCTGCACCAGCTCCAGCAGGAGGAATATACATTCAACCTGGTGAAGGATTATCCCACAATTTATTTTTAGGAGCTTTAGCAACTCCTAGTACGGGGCAATTCATTCCTTTGAGCATGACGCAACTATTCGATCTAGCAAACGCTTTAGATGAATATGCTGCCGACGTTTTAGCTGTCCCAGCCAACTTTAATAGTCCGACTCGTTTTGCTACGACTCCTTCTACAGCTTGGGCAGGGATAGCAGCCGTACTCCTGGTAGGAGTAGGTTTAACCGCAGGACTCGTACATCTGCTCAACCGTTCTGACGAGCCACAAACAGCTAGTCGTCCGCCACAACAGCCTTCTCCCTCGCCTACCCTATCTCCAGAGGCTATACCGTCTGTGCCACCCACAAGCGATCTCCCATCGCCGACGACAAGCCCAACTTTAGGGAATTTACCAAATACGCCAACTGTGGGGAGTTCGCCAATTCCCTCACCTCTATCAGACACGACTCTGTCTACCGCACCAACCACGCCACCTTTTACAACCACTGCTCCACCTGCACCGCCTAACGCTGGAGCTAGCCCCTTACCTGGTATTGCTCAAGCACCGTCTGGTTCTACTCAAACACCTAAACAATCGGCTAACCAACCAGCAGCTAACCAACCAGCTAATAATGGCACAGTGCAACCAGATAGCTTAGCTACCTTACCAGGAATTACCACCAATAATAATCTTCCCAGTCCTCCTACTCCCGATCGCTCAGCTCAGACTCCCCCCACAATCGATGTTCCTGCCGCACCACCCACCAATCCAGCTCCGCCACCATCGGTAGAAGGCTTGACACCCAGAGAAAGGATTAGAGCGGCTTTGGAAGGCAAGCCAGTTGAAGAGCCGCCAGCTAAACCGTCACAAAAAGCACCCCAAGCGGCAGCTTTTGCCCCTACACCACAAGTTAATGAGGTAAGAGAATACTTCCAACAGCGTTGGCAACCCCCCTCTGGACTCAGCGAGCCGTTGGAGTATAGTATTGTCCTAGATGTAGACGGCTCGGTGCAGCGGATCGAACCTTTAGGCAAAGCAGCTAGAAACTACATCGAGCGCTCTGGTTTACCATTAATCGGCGAACCGTTTGTCTCCGCTAACCCCCAAGGCGAAACACCCAGAGTCAGAGTCATACTCGGCGCTGACGGGAAAGTGCAGTCCTTCCTAGAACAAAACTAG
- the bioA gene encoding adenosylmethionine--8-amino-7-oxononanoate transaminase, with product MSNSPIWHPFTQMKTAPPPLKVKRGEGVMLELEDGRQIIDCISSWWVTIHGHSHPVLAEALYQQAKQLEQVIFAGFTHEPAEKLAAELVARLPKSLTRIFFSDNGSTAIEVALKMAYQYWFNQGEKQRTRFISFEGGYHGDTIGAMSVGSSSPWWQTFKTLMFATDVVPFPATFDEDPNVASREAQALEQLAELLQKNRHSYAGIFIEPLVQGAAGMRLCRPQFLQELAQLARTYGVLLIYDEIMTGFGRTGELFACLKSSTCPDILCLSKGLSGGCLPLSVTVATEEIYQAFYSDDIDRTFFHSHSYTGNPLACATGIASLELLTQNPDAFRGMEALHRRYMETWLLGHPKIERTRICGTIAALDLKAESESYLNATGSKLRSRFLELGFLLRPLGNTIYLMPPYCITPPQLESVYEVIRRVVDDL from the coding sequence ATGAGTAACAGTCCAATTTGGCATCCTTTCACCCAGATGAAAACGGCTCCTCCTCCTTTGAAAGTTAAACGGGGAGAAGGGGTGATGTTGGAATTGGAGGATGGCAGGCAGATTATTGATTGTATTTCGAGTTGGTGGGTGACGATCCACGGACACAGCCATCCCGTACTCGCTGAGGCGCTTTATCAACAAGCAAAACAACTAGAACAGGTTATTTTTGCTGGATTTACCCACGAACCAGCGGAAAAATTAGCCGCTGAACTAGTGGCACGTCTCCCTAAGTCTCTGACACGGATATTTTTCTCCGATAACGGCTCTACAGCGATCGAAGTTGCGCTGAAAATGGCATACCAGTATTGGTTTAACCAAGGGGAAAAACAACGAACTCGATTCATTAGCTTTGAAGGCGGCTATCACGGCGATACTATAGGCGCAATGTCAGTTGGTAGTAGTTCTCCTTGGTGGCAAACTTTCAAAACTTTGATGTTTGCAACAGATGTCGTACCTTTTCCTGCGACATTCGACGAAGATCCAAACGTCGCTAGCCGCGAAGCACAGGCTTTAGAGCAACTGGCAGAATTATTGCAAAAAAATCGGCACAGCTATGCAGGCATATTTATCGAACCATTAGTACAGGGAGCCGCAGGAATGCGCCTGTGTCGTCCCCAATTTTTGCAAGAACTCGCTCAACTCGCCCGTACATATGGCGTGCTGCTGATCTATGACGAAATTATGACAGGCTTTGGTAGAACGGGAGAATTATTTGCTTGTTTAAAGTCAAGTACCTGTCCCGATATACTTTGCTTATCTAAAGGTTTATCAGGTGGCTGTTTACCTCTATCTGTGACTGTAGCAACAGAGGAGATTTATCAAGCTTTTTACAGCGACGACATCGATCGCACCTTCTTCCACAGTCATTCTTACACGGGAAATCCCCTAGCTTGCGCCACAGGCATCGCCTCCCTAGAATTATTAACTCAAAATCCAGATGCATTTAGGGGAATGGAAGCCTTACACCGTCGCTACATGGAAACATGGCTGCTCGGACACCCAAAAATCGAACGTACCCGCATCTGCGGTACAATAGCAGCCCTGGATCTGAAAGCTGAAAGCGAAAGCTACTTAAACGCCACAGGTTCAAAATTGCGATCGCGCTTTCTCGAATTAGGCTTCCTCTTGCGCCCTCTAGGTAATACCATCTACCTCATGCCACCTTACTGCATTACCCCACCTCAACTCGAATCTGTGTACGAAGTCATTCGTCGGGTTGTAGACGATCTCTAA
- a CDS encoding DUF3038 domain-containing protein, with product MLKTMHSSAQSPNQSTKWNDLTRAEPAPVQLNNIKAQLDLILLALEALVGIGSEAMLSAAEELNLATKIPDRVALWRLRQSNPLRKGDGGRKKLDIEEARSLVLIICHLAKQYQTQIRRAVMLLEQAIANREVPHKIGVLGDYIDSFSNLYQERMEDAEHLSTNWLSQLGFKLLVDLLFYSGAVGHRHLWLTLLDRSQL from the coding sequence ATGCTGAAGACTATGCACTCTAGCGCCCAATCTCCCAATCAAAGTACTAAGTGGAACGATCTCACTCGCGCCGAGCCTGCACCCGTGCAGCTCAACAATATCAAAGCTCAACTCGATCTGATACTGTTGGCGCTAGAAGCATTAGTAGGTATTGGTTCTGAGGCAATGTTATCGGCAGCAGAAGAATTAAATTTGGCAACAAAAATCCCCGATCGCGTGGCATTGTGGCGCTTGAGGCAGTCCAATCCTTTACGTAAAGGTGACGGGGGTAGGAAAAAATTAGATATAGAAGAGGCGCGATCGCTAGTTTTAATTATTTGTCATCTAGCCAAACAATATCAGACTCAAATTCGCCGCGCCGTCATGTTGTTAGAGCAGGCGATCGCCAATCGAGAAGTTCCCCATAAAATCGGCGTGTTGGGCGACTACATTGATAGTTTCAGCAATCTCTATCAAGAGCGCATGGAAGATGCCGAACATTTATCAACCAATTGGCTGAGTCAATTAGGCTTTAAGCTCTTAGTCGATCTGTTATTTTATAGCGGTGCTGTCGGTCATCGGCACTTATGGCTTACCTTACTCGATCGTTCGCAATTATAG
- a CDS encoding DUF1257 domain-containing protein: protein MSHFSQIKTQIRNLTSLQAALTDLGVDWKSGSRQVRGYQGQTRNAEVTIEQDNGYDVGFSWNGKEYELVADMQYWQQPLSVEGFLRQVTQRYAYHTVVNETARQGFQVTEQQKNSDGSIRLLVQRWSG from the coding sequence ATGTCACACTTTAGCCAAATCAAAACTCAAATCCGCAATTTAACATCCTTGCAAGCAGCTCTCACCGATCTAGGAGTTGATTGGAAATCTGGATCTCGGCAAGTCCGAGGCTATCAGGGACAAACGCGGAATGCCGAAGTGACAATCGAGCAAGATAACGGTTACGATGTAGGGTTTAGTTGGAATGGCAAAGAGTACGAACTCGTCGCCGATATGCAATATTGGCAGCAGCCTTTATCAGTAGAAGGTTTCTTGCGCCAAGTGACGCAGCGTTATGCATACCACACCGTAGTTAACGAAACAGCAAGACAAGGTTTTCAAGTCACCGAACAACAGAAAAACTCAGATGGATCGATCAGACTGTTAGTGCAGCGCTGGAGTGGCTGA
- a CDS encoding DUF2997 domain-containing protein, translated as METLEFVIYPDGRVQEKVTGIVGSSCTEVTAALEAELGQTISQQPTSEYFNQVNTQADVSIAQASFSEW; from the coding sequence ATGGAAACCTTAGAATTTGTCATCTATCCCGATGGTCGCGTACAGGAAAAAGTCACGGGGATCGTTGGTTCCTCCTGTACTGAAGTTACGGCAGCGCTGGAAGCAGAACTAGGGCAAACCATTAGCCAGCAGCCAACATCAGAATATTTTAATCAAGTTAATACACAAGCTGATGTCTCAATCGCTCAAGCATCGTTTAGCGAATGGTAG
- a CDS encoding ferredoxin: MDDLGTSNYSDSERSHLEPELGGNLRDAANRSGLEPELGGVTRQKGVYVDEITCIGCKHCAHVARNTFYIEPDYGRSRVVRQDGDVEELIQEAIDTCPVDCIHWVDYTELKRLEQDRQYQVIPPVVGYPVEGAVAAAQKRRRKQQLTRKKAKY; encoded by the coding sequence ATGGACGATCTTGGCACATCGAATTATTCTGACTCGGAGCGATCGCATCTAGAACCCGAGTTGGGGGGAAATCTGCGTGATGCTGCCAATCGTTCTGGACTAGAGCCAGAATTGGGCGGTGTTACCCGGCAAAAGGGTGTATACGTTGACGAAATCACTTGTATTGGGTGCAAGCACTGCGCTCATGTCGCTCGCAACACCTTTTATATCGAACCAGATTACGGTCGCTCTCGTGTTGTCCGTCAAGATGGTGACGTGGAGGAACTGATCCAAGAGGCGATCGATACTTGCCCGGTAGATTGCATCCACTGGGTCGATTACACTGAGCTGAAGCGGCTAGAACAAGATAGACAATATCAAGTCATTCCCCCAGTTGTAGGATATCCCGTAGAGGGGGCGGTGGCTGCTGCCCAAAAGCGCCGTCGTAAACAACAGTTAACCCGCAAAAAAGCCAAGTATTGA
- a CDS encoding endonuclease MutS2 yields the protein MIQSETLELLEWSRLCQHLATFTATKLGAIAARNLVIPDTQAKSQELLNQTKEVYELDSRLSAGLSFAGIQDIGESLERAELQGILTAEQLLAIATTLTGTRQLRRSIDQQQDLPVLQELVSTVKTDPELEQDILYCIDEQGKVADRASPKLAEIRDRVRQLRQRITQTLQGILQRQANAVQEQLITQRGDRFVIPVKAPQKDAIPGIVHDASMSGATLYVEPNAIVALGNQLRQYIAREQAEEEAIRRRLTEQVAAVKPDLENLLAVVTIIDLASARARYSYWLQANPPRFCDRSQGENITLRQLRHPLLVWQNQHEQGQPVIPVDIIVQPQIRVITITGPNTGGKTVALKTLGLAALMAKVGLFIPAKEPVEIPWFDMVLADIGDEQSLQQSLSTFSGHIRRISRILEAIGEVGSRERFGAGSRGEEDKEDKEDKEEILATSHQPPATSYSLVLLDEVGAGTDPVEGSALAIALLRHLADNAELSMATTHFGELKALKYQDERFENASVEFNQATLSPTYRLLWGIPGRSNALAIAARLGLKPEVIEQAKHQVGEATEDVNQVIAGLEAQRRQQETKATQAQQLLQQTEQLYRQLSERTAQLDARERELRASQEQAIQQAIAQAKAEIAQVIRKLQQGSPTAQAAQQATVAIDRLAQQHTAPTPKPKAGFRPQAGDRIRIPRLGQTAEVLNEPNDDGELIVRFGLMKMTVKLEDIESLDGKKATFQEKRQGGQGRQGGQGSHSSHQPLATHPTPDSRLPSRGAQQCAPTDSPTIRTSQNTFDIRGSRVADAEIVLDKAIAEASGTIWIIHGHGTGKLRQGVHNFLQQHPMVSRFEAAAPEDGGSGVTVAFLR from the coding sequence TTGATTCAATCAGAAACGTTAGAACTATTAGAATGGTCGCGCTTGTGTCAGCACTTGGCAACTTTTACGGCGACTAAACTAGGAGCGATCGCCGCTCGGAATTTGGTCATTCCCGACACGCAGGCAAAAAGTCAGGAATTGTTGAACCAAACCAAAGAAGTCTACGAGTTAGATAGTCGTCTGAGTGCTGGGTTGTCGTTTGCCGGAATTCAAGATATTGGCGAATCTTTAGAACGAGCAGAGTTACAAGGTATATTAACCGCAGAGCAGTTACTCGCGATCGCCACAACTCTCACCGGAACGAGACAGTTACGGCGCAGCATCGACCAACAGCAAGATTTGCCAGTTTTACAGGAATTAGTCTCTACTGTTAAAACCGATCCTGAGTTAGAACAGGATATTTTGTACTGTATCGACGAACAGGGTAAGGTAGCAGACCGCGCTAGCCCTAAATTAGCCGAGATTCGCGATCGCGTGCGGCAATTGCGCCAACGAATTACCCAAACTCTACAAGGAATCTTACAGCGCCAAGCCAACGCCGTACAGGAACAACTTATCACCCAAAGAGGCGATCGCTTCGTGATTCCCGTCAAAGCACCGCAAAAAGATGCAATTCCCGGGATCGTCCACGATGCATCCATGAGTGGAGCAACTTTGTATGTAGAGCCAAACGCGATCGTGGCTTTAGGCAATCAACTGCGGCAATACATTGCCAGAGAGCAAGCAGAAGAAGAGGCGATTCGCAGGCGATTAACCGAGCAAGTCGCAGCCGTCAAGCCAGATTTAGAAAATTTGCTAGCAGTTGTAACGATAATAGACCTTGCCAGCGCCCGCGCTCGTTATAGCTACTGGTTGCAAGCCAATCCACCCCGCTTTTGCGATCGCTCCCAGGGGGAAAATATAACTTTGCGCCAACTGCGCCATCCCCTGCTCGTATGGCAAAACCAGCACGAACAAGGGCAGCCAGTCATTCCTGTAGATATTATCGTTCAGCCCCAGATTCGCGTCATTACGATCACCGGACCCAACACTGGAGGGAAAACGGTAGCGCTGAAAACCCTTGGTTTAGCAGCTTTGATGGCAAAAGTTGGGTTATTTATTCCTGCCAAAGAACCTGTAGAAATTCCCTGGTTTGACATGGTATTGGCAGATATTGGTGACGAACAGTCATTACAGCAGAGCCTATCGACCTTCTCCGGTCACATTCGGCGGATTAGTCGGATATTAGAGGCGATTGGTGAAGTAGGGAGCAGGGAGCGCTTCGGTGCAGGGAGCAGGGGAGAAGAGGACAAGGAGGATAAGGAAGACAAGGAAGAAATTCTAGCCACTAGTCACCAGCCACCAGCCACTAGCTACTCACTCGTTCTACTCGACGAAGTCGGTGCGGGAACCGATCCAGTCGAGGGCAGTGCTTTGGCGATCGCCCTTTTGCGTCACCTTGCCGATAATGCCGAGCTGAGTATGGCGACAACTCACTTTGGTGAATTGAAAGCGTTGAAATATCAAGACGAGCGGTTTGAAAATGCCTCGGTGGAATTTAATCAGGCAACTTTATCGCCTACCTATCGCTTATTGTGGGGGATTCCAGGTCGCTCTAATGCTTTAGCGATCGCTGCTCGTTTGGGCTTAAAACCAGAGGTAATCGAGCAAGCAAAACACCAGGTAGGAGAAGCAACGGAAGATGTGAACCAGGTAATCGCCGGACTTGAAGCCCAACGGCGACAACAAGAAACGAAAGCCACCCAAGCCCAACAGTTATTACAACAAACAGAGCAATTGTATCGTCAACTCTCAGAACGGACTGCTCAGCTAGACGCGCGAGAACGAGAATTACGTGCTTCTCAAGAACAAGCAATTCAACAGGCGATCGCCCAAGCTAAAGCGGAAATTGCTCAGGTGATTCGCAAGTTGCAGCAAGGATCTCCTACAGCTCAAGCCGCACAGCAAGCGACGGTGGCGATCGATCGGCTTGCCCAACAGCATACTGCTCCAACACCCAAACCCAAAGCCGGGTTTCGCCCCCAAGCAGGCGATCGCATTCGCATTCCCCGTTTAGGGCAAACCGCAGAAGTTTTGAACGAACCCAACGATGACGGCGAATTAATCGTCCGCTTCGGACTGATGAAAATGACCGTCAAGCTAGAGGATATTGAATCGCTGGATGGGAAAAAAGCAACTTTTCAAGAGAAGAGACAAGGGGGACAAGGAAGACAAGGGGGACAAGGAAGCCATTCTAGCCACCAGCCACTAGCCACTCACCCGACTCCCGACTCCCGACTCCCCAGTAGGGGCGCACAGCAGTGCGCCCCTACCGACTCCCCCACAATCAGGACTTCCCAAAACACCTTCGATATTCGAGGTAGTCGGGTGGCTGATGCGGAGATCGTGCTAGATAAGGCGATCGCCGAAGCGTCGGGAACAATATGGATTATTCACGGTCACGGTACGGGGAAACTGAGACAAGGAGTTCACAATTTTTTGCAACAGCATCCTATGGTAAGTCGCTTCGAGGCTGCGGCTCCTGAAGATGGTGGCTCTGGGGTGACAGTAGCTTTTTTGCGGTAG
- a CDS encoding GuaB3 family IMP dehydrogenase-related protein: MNIQIGRGKTARRAYGIDEIALAPGQRTIDPSLADTSWQIGAIEREIPIIASAMDGVVDVQMAVLLSQLGALGVLNLEGIQTRYADPEPILQRIASVGTHEFVPLMQELYAEPVKPELIEQRIGEIKQQGGIAAVSATPAGASKYGSAVAKAGADLFFIQATVVSTAHIAPSELTNLDLAKFCQEMPMPVVLGNCVTYEVTLSLMKAGAAAVLVGIGPGAACTSRGVLGVGVPQATAIADCAAAREDYYQETGNYIPVIADGGLITGGDICKCIACGADGVMIGSPFARAAEAPGKGFHWGMATPSPVLPRGTRIRVGTTGTCEQILRGPAQLDDGTHNFLGALKTSMGTLGAKDIREMQQVEVVIAPSLLTEGKVYQKAQQLGMGK; encoded by the coding sequence GTGAATATTCAAATTGGACGTGGCAAAACCGCACGCCGCGCATACGGCATTGATGAAATTGCACTGGCTCCGGGGCAACGCACTATAGACCCCAGTTTAGCGGATACCAGTTGGCAGATTGGCGCGATCGAGCGAGAAATTCCCATTATTGCAAGTGCGATGGATGGAGTTGTCGATGTGCAGATGGCTGTACTGCTTTCCCAGTTAGGAGCTTTGGGCGTACTCAACTTAGAAGGTATTCAAACTCGCTACGCCGACCCAGAGCCAATTTTACAACGGATTGCCTCAGTAGGAACTCATGAATTTGTCCCGCTGATGCAAGAATTGTATGCCGAACCAGTCAAACCAGAATTAATCGAGCAACGAATTGGGGAAATTAAGCAGCAGGGGGGTATTGCTGCTGTCAGCGCGACTCCTGCTGGTGCGAGTAAATATGGTAGTGCGGTGGCAAAGGCTGGCGCAGATTTATTTTTTATTCAAGCTACTGTTGTATCGACAGCTCACATAGCTCCATCTGAGTTGACCAACCTTGACTTGGCGAAATTTTGTCAAGAAATGCCCATGCCCGTCGTGTTGGGCAACTGCGTCACTTACGAAGTGACTTTAAGTTTAATGAAGGCAGGAGCAGCAGCAGTTTTAGTTGGGATTGGTCCTGGGGCGGCTTGTACTTCTCGCGGTGTTTTAGGTGTGGGCGTACCTCAAGCCACGGCGATCGCAGATTGTGCCGCAGCGCGAGAAGATTACTATCAGGAAACTGGAAATTACATCCCGGTGATTGCTGATGGTGGCTTGATTACAGGTGGAGATATCTGTAAGTGTATCGCCTGCGGTGCAGACGGCGTGATGATCGGTTCTCCCTTTGCTAGAGCCGCCGAAGCACCAGGCAAAGGCTTTCACTGGGGTATGGCAACCCCTAGCCCCGTTCTACCGCGTGGAACTCGAATTCGTGTCGGTACGACTGGTACTTGCGAACAAATTTTACGCGGACCCGCTCAACTCGACGACGGGACGCACAATTTCTTGGGCGCTTTAAAAACGAGCATGGGAACTTTGGGGGCAAAAGACATTCGCGAGATGCAACAAGTCGAAGTTGTGATTGCTCCTTCATTGCTCACCGAAGGAAAAGTCTACCAGAAGGCGCAGCAACTCGGTATGGGTAAGTAG
- the bioB gene encoding biotin synthase BioB: MLQAINLPNWNQLADRSLAGDILSREEALAVLSAPDEVLLEQLAAAYKVRKHYWGNRVRLHFLLNAQSGLCPEDCHYCSQSKISTAEIEKYPLMAQEKILAAAARAASLKAGTFCMVLSGRSPNETTFAKFLAAVREVKANYDLKICACLGLLSESQTQRLAAAGVDRVNHNLNTAESHHEQICTTHTFSDRVATVENVKAAGITTCSGGIMGMGESDDDIIDLALSLRRLEVTSVPINFLIPIPGTSLAGLQQLNPQRCLRILCLFRFLLPSQEIRIAGGREVHLRSLQPLGLYPANSIFIGDYLTTPGQAAQMDLDMIRDAGFVLEE, from the coding sequence ATGCTACAAGCTATCAATTTACCAAATTGGAACCAACTTGCCGATCGCTCCTTAGCGGGAGATATCCTCAGCCGTGAGGAAGCTTTAGCCGTACTCAGCGCCCCTGATGAAGTGTTACTCGAACAGCTAGCAGCTGCATACAAAGTTCGCAAACATTATTGGGGTAATCGGGTTCGACTGCACTTTTTACTCAATGCCCAAAGTGGACTTTGCCCTGAAGATTGCCATTACTGTTCTCAGTCAAAAATCTCGACAGCAGAAATTGAGAAATATCCGTTGATGGCACAAGAGAAAATTTTAGCTGCCGCAGCACGGGCAGCTAGTTTAAAAGCGGGTACGTTTTGCATGGTACTGTCTGGGCGATCGCCTAATGAAACAACTTTTGCCAAATTTTTAGCAGCCGTGCGAGAAGTCAAGGCAAATTACGATTTAAAAATTTGTGCTTGTTTAGGATTGTTGAGTGAGTCACAAACGCAGCGTTTAGCAGCAGCCGGAGTCGATAGAGTCAACCACAATCTCAATACAGCAGAGTCGCACCACGAACAAATTTGTACGACTCACACATTTAGCGATCGCGTGGCAACGGTAGAAAATGTTAAAGCTGCCGGAATTACAACTTGTTCGGGCGGAATAATGGGCATGGGCGAGTCAGACGACGATATCATCGATTTAGCTCTGTCACTGCGACGATTGGAAGTGACAAGTGTACCAATTAACTTTTTGATCCCAATTCCAGGTACATCACTCGCAGGATTACAACAACTCAATCCGCAACGCTGTTTGCGAATATTATGCTTATTTCGATTCTTGCTACCATCACAAGAAATTCGGATTGCCGGAGGTAGAGAAGTCCATTTGCGATCGCTCCAACCGTTAGGATTATATCCCGCCAACTCCATCTTCATTGGCGATTACCTCACCACCCCAGGGCAAGCAGCACAAATGGATTTAGACATGATTCGCGACGCTGGTTTTGTTTTGGAGGAGTGA